From a single Pseudoalteromonas sp. Scap06 genomic region:
- a CDS encoding VOC family protein gives MELTYKWELSIKIQENFGHIAYRVENIYETYTHLQELGIEVNRSPRDGQMAFIRSADNIFVELLQAGELLPKTETWASTPNNESW, from the coding sequence ATTGAACTTACTTATAAATGGGAGCTGAGTATCAAAATACAGGAAAACTTCGGTCATATAGCTTACAGAGTTGAAAATATATACGAGACATACACTCATTTACAGGAACTAGGCATTGAAGTAAATCGATCTCCTCGAGACGGTCAAATGGCTTTTATACGCTCTGCGGATAATATTTTCGTCGAGTTGTTACAAGCAGGTGAGCTGCTACCAAAAACTGAGACTTGGGCTTCAACGCCTAACAATGAAAGTTGGTAG
- a CDS encoding type 1 glutamine amidotransferase domain-containing protein, translated as MKFLLLFMTLVFAAPSFAADKILFVLTSHNKMGSLDMKTGFWLGELTHPYYVLADAGFEVDVASIEGGMAPIDPKSLDFSDEDNARFINDKKLMASIINTKAIEDVNSKDYQAVVYAGGHGTMWDFSNNELINKLTVSIYERGGIVSAICHGPAALTDVKLSNGQYLVKGKKLAAFTNEEESNVGLTEVVPFSLQDTLMSKGAKHIYGAAWTVNVVNDRRVITGQNPQSARKVGKEILTELKGIK; from the coding sequence ATGAAATTTCTATTATTATTCATGACACTAGTTTTCGCGGCTCCAAGTTTTGCTGCGGATAAAATCCTTTTCGTACTGACTAGCCACAATAAAATGGGTTCGTTAGATATGAAAACAGGTTTTTGGTTAGGTGAGTTAACACATCCTTATTACGTCCTTGCTGATGCAGGCTTTGAAGTTGATGTTGCTAGCATTGAAGGTGGAATGGCCCCAATAGACCCTAAAAGTCTAGATTTTTCAGATGAAGATAATGCTAGGTTTATAAATGATAAAAAGCTCATGGCTTCAATTATAAATACAAAAGCGATTGAAGATGTAAACAGTAAAGATTATCAAGCAGTAGTTTATGCAGGCGGTCACGGAACTATGTGGGACTTCTCGAACAATGAACTTATCAATAAATTAACTGTTTCAATATATGAGCGAGGCGGTATTGTAAGCGCGATTTGTCATGGCCCAGCGGCTCTTACAGACGTCAAGCTTAGTAACGGACAATACCTCGTTAAAGGAAAAAAATTAGCTGCATTTACTAACGAGGAAGAGTCAAATGTAGGGCTAACAGAAGTTGTTCCTTTCTCACTACAGGATACATTAATGTCTAAAGGTGCAAAGCACATTTATGGTGCTGCATGGACGGTAAACGTTGTGAATGATAGGCGAGTTATTACTGGTCAAAACCCGCAATCAGCTCGTAAAGTGGGCAAAGAGATTCTGACTGAATTAAAAGGCATCAAATAG
- a CDS encoding NAD(P)H-dependent oxidoreductase, with protein MKNILILNGGKCFAHSQGELNNSLTAFAENFFEQSNCNVRNTTIDKGYDVDEEISKWLWADLVIFQMPAWWMGPPWTVKKYMDEVFTKGHGKLYESDGRSRGDISKQYGSGGLLHGKKYMLSVTWNAPIDAFIDSEQFFEGTGVDGVYLPVHKANQFLGMKPLETFICSDVMKNPQVKVDMERYKLHLGAALKI; from the coding sequence GTGAAAAATATCTTAATTTTAAATGGCGGTAAATGTTTCGCTCACTCTCAAGGTGAGCTTAACAATTCGCTCACAGCCTTTGCTGAAAACTTCTTTGAACAAAGTAACTGTAATGTTCGTAACACGACTATTGATAAGGGATATGATGTCGATGAAGAAATTTCTAAATGGCTGTGGGCTGACTTGGTAATCTTTCAGATGCCCGCATGGTGGATGGGGCCTCCTTGGACTGTGAAAAAGTACATGGATGAGGTGTTTACCAAAGGGCACGGGAAGTTGTATGAAAGCGACGGTAGGTCTAGAGGTGATATTTCAAAGCAGTATGGATCTGGAGGTTTACTTCACGGTAAAAAGTACATGCTTTCTGTCACGTGGAATGCCCCAATAGATGCGTTCATCGATAGTGAGCAGTTTTTTGAGGGGACTGGGGTAGATGGTGTGTATTTACCCGTGCATAAAGCAAATCAGTTTTTAGGAATGAAGCCACTAGAAACTTTTATTTGCAGCGATGTTATGAAAAATCCCCAAGTAAAAGTCGATATGGAGCGATATAAACTACATTTGGGTGCAGCACTTAAGATCTGA
- a CDS encoding putative quinol monooxygenase, translated as MDNEVMIVVDILCETQHYSTVLNAIYECASDSIFESGCERYDVFPDVNGSQRITLIEMWRDIDTLEQHKTLPHYLQLQKSLEGRVLSVDIKTARVF; from the coding sequence ATGGATAATGAAGTAATGATTGTTGTGGATATTCTATGTGAAACACAACATTACAGCACCGTATTAAATGCAATTTATGAATGTGCGAGTGACAGTATTTTTGAAAGTGGATGCGAGCGTTATGATGTTTTCCCTGATGTTAATGGGTCACAAAGAATCACATTAATTGAAATGTGGCGTGACATAGATACTTTAGAGCAACATAAGACACTGCCGCATTATCTTCAATTACAAAAGTCTTTAGAAGGTAGAGTGCTATCAGTCGATATTAAAACAGCTCGTGTGTTTTAA
- a CDS encoding VOC family protein — translation MLCISDIKASLRFYYEGLGLKVLKRKDYFEAKFSLIF, via the coding sequence ATGCTTTGTATATCAGATATTAAAGCATCACTAAGATTTTACTATGAGGGTCTAGGGTTGAAAGTTCTAAAAAGGAAAGACTACTTTGAAGCAAAGTTTTCTCTTATCTTTTAG
- a CDS encoding zinc-binding dehydrogenase, producing MKAIAINGHGDVNVLHEIEVDAPKPKRGHVVIDVKATSVNPVDTKIRQGSEGTAGMTYPAILHMDVSGVISEVGEGVTNFKIGDEVYGCVGGIVGIPGTLADKVEADAVLLAHKPKTLSFGESASLPLVAITAWEAIIGRAEIQPSDRVLVHGGTGGVGHIGLQLAKALGAHVTTTVADEARAEIAKQLGADETVLFPTEEPKEYVERLTNDQGFDTVFDTVGGPVLQNSLIAAKLKGHVISTIGYADYNLTEMHFKALRLDLVFMAISIIHNIDRETHGDILRRLAGLVDNGQVKPLIDSVFPLTLQGVKDAHTRLESGLATGKIVIER from the coding sequence ATGAAAGCAATAGCTATTAATGGTCATGGTGACGTTAATGTTTTACATGAAATCGAAGTTGATGCGCCAAAACCAAAACGCGGTCACGTCGTAATCGATGTAAAAGCGACAAGTGTTAACCCTGTTGATACTAAAATCCGTCAAGGCAGTGAAGGCACTGCTGGTATGACTTATCCAGCAATCCTTCACATGGATGTATCGGGCGTAATCAGTGAAGTAGGTGAAGGTGTGACTAACTTTAAAATTGGTGATGAAGTATACGGTTGTGTCGGCGGTATCGTTGGCATTCCGGGTACTCTTGCAGATAAGGTTGAAGCTGACGCTGTATTATTAGCACATAAACCTAAAACGCTTAGCTTTGGTGAGTCGGCTAGCTTGCCTTTAGTAGCAATTACAGCATGGGAAGCAATTATTGGTCGAGCTGAAATCCAGCCAAGCGATAGAGTGTTGGTTCATGGTGGTACGGGTGGCGTAGGCCACATTGGTCTTCAGCTTGCAAAAGCACTAGGTGCACATGTTACAACGACTGTTGCAGATGAAGCTCGCGCAGAAATTGCAAAACAACTAGGCGCAGATGAAACGGTACTATTCCCTACAGAAGAGCCAAAGGAATATGTTGAACGACTAACCAATGATCAAGGCTTCGATACGGTATTTGATACAGTGGGCGGGCCCGTTTTACAAAACTCATTAATCGCTGCAAAACTGAAGGGGCATGTTATCTCTACAATTGGTTATGCTGATTATAACTTAACTGAAATGCACTTTAAGGCTCTAAGGTTAGACCTAGTATTTATGGCGATTTCAATTATTCATAACATCGATAGAGAGACTCACGGTGACATTTTACGCCGACTTGCTGGGCTTGTGGATAATGGTCAAGTTAAACCTCTTATCGATAGTGTTTTCCCTTTAACTTTACAAGGAGTTAAAGATGCTCACACTCGTCTAGAGTCAGGGTTAGCCACAGGTAAAATCGTAATCGAGCGTTAA
- a CDS encoding LysR family transcriptional regulator has protein sequence MIDSIEELKIFSTIFELKSIRMAADAHNLTAAAVSKRLIALENRLSAKLFYRTTRTLSPTFTGEKLYNHAQRLLSISDEIEHDLDPTNTLKGKIKITASASFTQSYLLPVISSFLESYPQVNIEIISTDSLVNLTEQGVDLAIRHGPSRDSSLIGQKLSDTKRVLCATPSYLEKEGVPQSPEYLTDHSLLTVGNETNWSFIRESERKTVKLNPSFSSSLGDSVLGMVELDHGIALLSDWHIKEGVEKGRLKVILEDWECDPSISINLLYPSRKNQSMIVRNFIDHLKEWIKSNPLSK, from the coding sequence TTGATTGATTCAATAGAAGAACTAAAGATATTCAGTACAATTTTTGAACTCAAATCTATTCGAATGGCTGCTGATGCTCACAACCTAACGGCTGCAGCAGTGAGTAAAAGGTTGATAGCGCTCGAAAACAGACTGAGTGCTAAATTATTTTATAGAACAACACGGACCCTTAGTCCGACATTTACGGGTGAGAAGCTATATAACCATGCGCAAAGACTTTTAAGTATTAGCGATGAGATTGAACATGACCTCGACCCAACTAATACGTTAAAAGGAAAAATAAAAATAACTGCGTCAGCTTCTTTTACACAAAGCTATCTATTACCTGTGATTAGCAGCTTTTTAGAAAGTTACCCGCAGGTTAATATTGAAATCATTTCTACAGATAGTTTAGTTAATTTAACTGAACAAGGTGTTGATTTGGCGATTAGACATGGCCCTTCGCGAGATTCATCATTAATTGGTCAAAAGCTATCTGATACAAAGAGAGTATTATGTGCAACGCCGAGTTATTTAGAAAAAGAAGGAGTACCACAATCACCTGAATATTTAACTGATCATAGTTTATTAACCGTTGGGAATGAAACTAACTGGTCATTCATTAGAGAAAGTGAACGAAAAACAGTTAAATTAAACCCCAGCTTTTCTTCTAGCTTAGGGGATAGCGTTTTGGGTATGGTGGAATTAGATCATGGTATTGCACTCTTGTCAGATTGGCATATTAAAGAAGGTGTTGAAAAAGGGCGCTTAAAGGTTATTTTAGAAGATTGGGAATGTGACCCATCAATTTCAATTAACCTATTATATCCGTCTAGGAAAAACCAATCGATGATAGTTAGAAACTTCATTGACCACTTGAAAGAATGGATAAAAAGCAATCCGCTTTCAAAATAG